In Anoplopoma fimbria isolate UVic2021 breed Golden Eagle Sablefish chromosome 12, Afim_UVic_2022, whole genome shotgun sequence, one DNA window encodes the following:
- the xpc gene encoding LOW QUALITY PROTEIN: DNA repair protein complementing XP-C cells (The sequence of the model RefSeq protein was modified relative to this genomic sequence to represent the inferred CDS: inserted 1 base in 1 codon; deleted 2 bases in 1 codon) — MAKRRGCAEREADTKKQLLKPKRAGAAARRRRRKKEEDAEEEEKLKRKVKPKPRAPSKRAPVNTSSTTSKTATAVKASKYFQSPVKXETDSEDDFDMVTSEAPAVKVNAKETKKEEEQEEDSEEDEDDWEEVEELSEPLGPVEPPEPVLPSQPVEIEIETPEVRKKQKRQAEFETYMRRMVNRLKKDVLIDTHKVHLLCLIASGMFRGRLCCEPDLLAITLSLLPNHFSSVAKERIDQNYLSGLLKWFRSTFTLNSSLPCEERPDPRALLERRLASLSGRNHQEITHLFLLVMRSLQLSCRLVLSLQPIPLKPPSAKGKGAGASTGSPGKTNTKKKTSKTTSPEQKVSPGTKRPAEGGKITGGRGGKKAKTKEIKEEYDEEKKVTKSSGGQRPKNSKRRSIASKVSYKEESDSEREKEEEGLSEEEEFQATSEEDSEDSEGGRRGEKTKKGIRKSKVTNSKNIAAPKGRSGGGEKQIKDEESKECEEEGEDDEEEGTMPNRTKGRSGRKIKGPGADEWLEVYLVKTSSWVCVDVEHGVGMPHLCSQSATAPITYVVSVDGDGFLKDLGRKYDPTWLTSSRKRRVDEDWWEETLEPFLRPEDERDKREDKELQNKLLNKPLPISIAEYKNHPLYALKRHLLKYEAVYPSTATMLGYCRGEPVYSRDCVHTLHSKDTWLKEARTVRLGEEPYKMVRGFSNRSRKARMASEQKDPNDLALFGEWQTEEYQPPIAVDGKVPRNDFGNVYLFKPCMLPVGCVHLKLPNLNRVARKLNMDATPAVTGFDFHGGYSHAVTEGYIVCEEHEEILRAAWVEEQDIQRQKEKEKKEKRVISNWTLLVKGLLIKERLKQRYGQKNQGLVSLEETGGLSSDEEAVEGESPSAKTAAETLAMSWPQNRQAEEDGGSISGLKKNTTKREKTGQEKHLFPFEKA; from the exons atggcaaagaggagaggctgtgcagagagagaggccgATACAAAGAAGCAGCTGCTGAAGCCAAAGAGAGCCGGAGcagcagcgaggaggaggaggaggaagaaggaggaagatgcAG aggaagaagagaagctCAAGAGGAAGGTCAAACCCAAACCACGAGCCCCCTCAAAACGAGCGCCAGTGAACACCTCTTCCACCACTTCTAAAACTGCAACTGCTGTCAAAGCCAGTAAATACTTCCAGTCGCCAGTGA GGGAGACTGACAGTGAAGATGATTTTGACATGGTGACCTCAGAAGCACCTGCGGTTAAAGTGAACGCCAAGGAAACCAAAAag gaagaggagcaggaggaggacagtgaggaAGACGAGGATGATTGGGAGGAAGTGGAAG AGCTTTCTGAGCCGCTGGGTCCAGTTGAACCACCAGAACCCGTCCTGCCCTCCCAGCCGGTTGAGATAGAGATCGAGACTCCAGAAGTCAGGAAAAA GCAAAAGAGGCAGGCAGAGTTTGAGACTTACATGAGGCGGATGGTGAACCGGTTGAAGAAGGACGTGCTGATAGACACACACAAG GTCCACCTGTTGTGCCTGATAGCCAGCGGGATGTTCCGCGGCCGTCTGTGCTGTGAACCGGACTTGCTGGCCATCACTCTGTCGCTGCTGCCCAATCACTTCAGCTCCGTCGCCAAGGAACGCATCGACCAGAACTACCTCTCTGGACTGCTCAAATG GTTTAGATCAACGTTCACCCTAAACTCCAGTCTTCCCTGTGAGGAGCGTCCGGACCCCCGCGCTCTGCTGGAGAGGCGGCTGGCCAGCCTGTCTGGCAGAAACCACCAGGAGATTACTCAT CTGTTCCTGTTGGTCATGAggtctctgcagctctcctgCCGATTGGTTCTTTCTCTGCAGCCGATTCCTCTCAAACCCCCATCAGCCAAG GGCAAAGGGGCTGGGGCATCTACTGGTTCTCCAGGAAAGaccaacacaaaaaagaaaacctccAAGACCACCTCCCCTGAGCAGAAGGTCTCACCTGGCACCAAGAGACCGGCTGAAGGGGGGAAGATCACGGGAGGCCGAGGAGGAAAGAAAGCGAAGACgaaagaaataaaggaagagTATGACGAGGAAAAGAAGGTGACTAAATCTTCGGGAGGGCAGAGGCCAAAGAACTCAAAACGTCGCAGCATCGCCTCTAAGGTCAGCTACAAGGAAGAAAGTGACAGCGAAcgggaaaaggaggaagaggggctTAGCGAAGAGGAGGAATTTCAGGCGACCAGTGAGGAAGACAGTGAGGAttcagagggaggaagaaggggagaAAAGACGAAGAAGGGGATAAGAAAAAGCAAAGTGACAAACAGCAAGAACATTGCAGCTCCGAAGGGAAGGAGTGGTGGAGGGGAAAAACAGATCAAAGACGAGGAGAGCAAAGAGtgtgaggaagagggggaagatgatgaggaagaagGAACCATGCCTAACCGAACAAAGGGAAGGAGTGGGAGAAAGATTAAGGGGCCTGGAGCGGACGAGTGGTTGGAGGTGTATCTGGTGAAAACTTCATCCTGGGTTTGCGTAGACGTGGAGCACGGCGTCGGGATGCCTCACCTCTGCTCCCAGAGCGCAACGGCGCCGATTACGTACGTGGTGTCGGTGGACGGAGATGGCTTCTTGAAGGACTTGGGAAGGAAGTACGACCCCACCTGGTTGACATCTTCCAGGAAGAGGCGGGTGGATGAAGATTGGTGGGAAGAGACGCTTGAGCCGTTCCTCCGGCCTGAGGATGAGAGGGACAAAAGGGAGGATAAGGAG CTCCAGAACAAACTGCTGAACAAACCCCTGCCCATCTCGATAGCGGAGTATAAGAACCACCCGCTGTACGCCTTAAAGAGACACCTGCTGAAATATGAGGCTGTCTACCCGTCAACGGCCACCATGCTGGGATACTGCAGGGGAGAGCCGGTGTACTCCAG GGATTGTGTTCACACGCTACACTCCAAAGACACTTGGTTGAAAGAGGCGCGGACTGTCAGACTAGGAGAGGAACCGTATAAG ATGGTGAGGGGCTTCTCTAATCGTTCCCGCAAAGCCAGGATGGCATCTGAGCAGAAGGATCCGAATGACCTGGCTCTGTTTGGAGAATGGCAGACTGAAGAGTACCAGCCGCCTATAGCTGTGGATGGGAAG GTTCCCCGTAACGACTTTGGTAACGTCTACCTGTTTAAGCCCTGTATGTTACCGGTGGGCTGTGTTCACCTCAAGCTGCCCAACCTGAACCGCGTGGCCAGGAAGCTGAACATGGACGCCACCCCTGCGGTCACAGGCTTCGACTTCCATGGAGGATACTCACATGCTGT gactGAAGGTTACATTGTGTGTGAGGAGCATGAAGAGATTCTCAGAGCGGCCTGGGTGGAAGAACAAGACAttcagagacagaaggagaaagag aaaaaagaaaagagagtgaTCTCCAACTGGACTCTGCTGGTGAAGGGGCTCCTGATCAAAGAAAGACTTAAACAGCGCTACGGACAGAAGAACCAGGGACTGGTGAGCCTCGAGGAGACTGGCGGGCTTTCTTCAGATGAGGAGGCGGTTGAGGGTGAAAGTCCTTCAGCTAAGACAGCGGCTGAGACTCTGGCCATGTCCTGGCCCCAGaacagacaggcagaggagGACGGAGGCAGCATCAGCGGACTGAAGAAGAATACCACAAAACGAGAAAAGACAGGACAAGAGAAACATTTGTTCCCCTTTGAGAAAGCCTGA